DNA from Variovorax sp. V213:
CGTCATGAAGGAGCCGGCGCCGTGAGCCGGGCTCGTCGCTTGCCGGAACGAGGCTTCTCGTTGATCGTGGTGCTGTTGATGCTGGTCATTGCCATGGCGCTGGGCATCGGTGCGGCACAAGTGTCGCTGGTGGGCGAGCGAAGTGCGCGCAACGAGCGCGACACCGAGGTTGCGTTCCAGGCCGCCGAAGCCGCGCTCGTCGACGCCGAACGCGACGTGCTCGGCCCCAATTCCAGCGCGGCCCAGCGCCTCTGTCTTTTCAACGGCAGTGATATCTCGGCCTTTGTTCCCGGATGCGGTGGCGCGGGCATGCGCCAAGGGCTGTGTGCGCCAGCCGAGGCCGGCGACAAGCCGGCGTGGATGGCCGCCGACTTCGCTGTCGACAGCACCACATCCATCGTCTACGGCACCTTCACCGGACAAGCCTATGCCGCTGGCGACGGCGCTACGGACGCACGCGCCGGAACATTGCCCGCGCGTGCGCCGCGCTACATCGTCGAGGCGGTTCGCAATCTCGGCGGCTGGCAGCCGGACCAGTTGCAGAGCGCGAGCGCGCGCAGCGCCTCATATCTCTTTCGCGTCACGGCCATCGGCTACGGCATGCAAGAGGACACGCAGGTGGTGCTGCAGACCAACTTGTACAAGTCGGGCGCGAGCCCCGGCTGCCCTTCCTGAGTTCTTCATCTTGAAACGGACCCGAATGTGTTCTCTTGAAAGCGGCTGCGGCGTCGCGGCTGCGGTTGTTGCTGCCTTGGCCCTTTGCAACGCCCCATGCGTTTTTGCGGCTGAGCAGGTCGAGCTTCCGAGCGAACCGCTGTCTTCCATGGCATCTCGCGCCGATCCGAACCTGGTGCTCGATCTCGCGCTGGAGTTCTCGAACGCCGGCGCCGCGTACCGCGGCAGCTTCGACTGGAAGAAGGTCTATCGCGGCTACTGGGATCCGATGGCCTGCTACGGCTATGCGGCGGCCGATGGCTACTTCAGGCGCCTTGCACCTGCGGCGAAGCTCGCCGGCGGCGAGATCGCATGCGCCAATCAGTGGAGCGGCAATTTGCTGAACTGGGCGGCAACCTCCACCATCGACGTGCTGCGGCTCGCGTTGACAGGCGGAGACCGGGTGGTGGACGAAGCCGACCGCACCGTGCTGCAGCGCGCGGTTCTGCAAGAAGACTTCTATCGCAGCAGCTACTTTCCCGACAAGACCGTAACGGGCAACCTCGACAAGCTCACGCCGCTCGTGGCGGACGGCCGCACGGGCGTTCGCGCGGCGGGCACTGTTCACTTCAACCATTGTTCCGGCCGCATGTTCGTGGGGCCGAGCGCCAGCGGCAGTTGTGCAAGCCCCGGTACCGACCAGCAATATGGCCCCGGCGCTGCGAACGCACCTTACTTTGCCCGGGTCGAGGTTTGCACCGCGGCCGAAGCCGCGACGCGCGTCGATCTCTGCCTCAAATACCCGAGCGGCCAGTCCAAACCCGTCGGCGAAGTCCAGCGCCATTCGAGCCGCATGCGCTTCGCCGTTTTCGGCTACCTGCTGGACGATGACCCGGCGCGCTACGGCGGCGTGCTGCGCGCGCCGATGAAATACACGGGGCCTCGAAAACTTGACGTCGGCCTCGACAGCGTGGACAACCCCCAGGCCGAGTGGAACGCGGCGACCGGCGTCTTCGTCCACGATCCCGATGCGGCTGCGCAGGGTGGCCGATACAGCGGCGTCGTCAACTACCTGAACCGATTCGGACGCGGCGGCGCATACAAGAAGTTCGACCCCGCGGGCGAGCTCTACTATGAGTCGCTGCGCTACCTGCAGGCCAAGGCGCCCACGCCGGGAGCGATGGCCGGGGTGACCGCAACGGACGATCCGCGCAAGGACGGATTGCCGGTCTACAACGACACGGTCCCATGGCGCGACGAGAGCCGCAAGAGCAACTGGGACCCGGTGGCGGCGAGCTGCCGCAAGAACCACATCCTGGCGATCGGCGATCTCGAAACGCACGACGACCGTTCCTTGCCAGGCATGTCTGGCGGCGGCCGCGGCTTCAGCAGCGCGTCGTTCGAGCCGGACACCTCCTACTGGACCCGCCTTGTCGGTGCATTCGAAAACCGCGAATCGCTTTCCTACACGCATCCTTCGGGCAAGACCGGCCTTGCCACCACCGGCAACCGGGGGCTTCCGGCCTTCAACTACAAGGGCGGCGCGCAACTGACCTCGGGCGCCATCGCCGGCGCGGAAACTGGCGCAGACAGGGGCTCGTTCGGCATGGCGGGTCTGGCCTACTGGGCCAATACGCAGAAGATCCGCGCCGATTTTGCCGGGGCGCGAGTCCAGACCTTCGGCATCGATCTGGACGCGGGCGGGCAGGGCGCCGTTCGGCAGGGCCAGCGCGGCAGCGCCCTGTACCTCGCATCGAAATACGGCGGCTTCGTGGACAGCAACAACGACGGCAATCCGTTCCTCGCATCGGGCGGCGGTGGCCGGGCGGACGTGGCCAGCAATGCCGAATGGGCCGAAGGCATCGACGACGACGGCCAGCCGAAGCCGTCCAACTACTTCCTGGCCGGCGAGCCGCAGCAGCTCCTGGCCGCGATCCGGCGCGTATTCCGGTCGGCGGCGGCGCCATCGGGCGGAAGCACGGCGGACGCGGCCATTTCGTCGAACCGCATCGGGGCCGCGGGCAGCAGTCTTTATGTGGCCCGGTTCGGCGGGCGCAGGTGGTCGGGAACGTTGCTGGCGTATTCACTGGCCTACGACGCAGGCTCGGGCACCGTTCGCCAGGCCGAGGAACCCAGCTGGGACGCGGGCGCCTTGCTGACCGGCGATGCATCGGCCCAACCCGCAGTGCCTGCGCGCGAGCCGGCGGACCGGCACATCTTCACCCTCTCGGCTGCCGGCGTCGGCACGCCTTTTCAGTGGAACGCACTGGACAAGTCGCTGCAAAGCGCTTTGAACGCCGAGCCCTATGCCGTGCCAGCGGCATCCGATGGCCTGGGCCCCGAGCGGCTGGCCTACCTGCGCGGCGACCGGCGCAAGGAGCTGTCAGCGTCCGGTGGCACGTTCCGTGTGCGCGATTCGGTGATGGGCGACGTTGCCAATTCGAACCCGCTCTTCGTCGGCCATCCGAGCCCGAACGTGCGAGGTGCCGAGTACCAACAGTTTCTCGATGCTCACAAGGGAAGGCCGCAGGCCGTGTACGTCGGCGCCAACGACGGCATGCTGCATGCATTCTCGGCCGCCACGGGCCACGAGCTTTTCGCCTATGTTCCCCGCGCGGTGTCGTCGAAGCTGGCCGGCTACACCTCGCCCAACTATGCGCATCAGGCCTATGTCGACGGCTCGGCCGCGGCGGCAGAGGCGCAGATGGCCGGCGGTGCGTGGAAGACGGTGCTGGTCTCCGGCACGGGGGCCGGGGCCA
Protein-coding regions in this window:
- a CDS encoding pilus assembly protein; translated protein: MASRADPNLVLDLALEFSNAGAAYRGSFDWKKVYRGYWDPMACYGYAAADGYFRRLAPAAKLAGGEIACANQWSGNLLNWAATSTIDVLRLALTGGDRVVDEADRTVLQRAVLQEDFYRSSYFPDKTVTGNLDKLTPLVADGRTGVRAAGTVHFNHCSGRMFVGPSASGSCASPGTDQQYGPGAANAPYFARVEVCTAAEAATRVDLCLKYPSGQSKPVGEVQRHSSRMRFAVFGYLLDDDPARYGGVLRAPMKYTGPRKLDVGLDSVDNPQAEWNAATGVFVHDPDAAAQGGRYSGVVNYLNRFGRGGAYKKFDPAGELYYESLRYLQAKAPTPGAMAGVTATDDPRKDGLPVYNDTVPWRDESRKSNWDPVAASCRKNHILAIGDLETHDDRSLPGMSGGGRGFSSASFEPDTSYWTRLVGAFENRESLSYTHPSGKTGLATTGNRGLPAFNYKGGAQLTSGAIAGAETGADRGSFGMAGLAYWANTQKIRADFAGARVQTFGIDLDAGGQGAVRQGQRGSALYLASKYGGFVDSNNDGNPFLASGGGGRADVASNAEWAEGIDDDGQPKPSNYFLAGEPQQLLAAIRRVFRSAAAPSGGSTADAAISSNRIGAAGSSLYVARFGGRRWSGTLLAYSLAYDAGSGTVRQAEEPSWDAGALLTGDASAQPAVPAREPADRHIFTLSAAGVGTPFQWNALDKSLQSALNAEPYAVPAASDGLGPERLAYLRGDRRKELSASGGTFRVRDSVMGDVANSNPLFVGHPSPNVRGAEYQQFLDAHKGRPQAVYVGANDGMLHAFSAATGHELFAYVPRAVSSKLAGYTSPNYAHQAYVDGSAAAAEAQMAGGAWKTVLVSGTGAGATGVFALDISDPAAFSADKVLWEFTGADDGDMGHVLQAPRIMKFRLSAATRTQPAAYAWFAVVASGFNNANADRRAALFLLSLDKPAGAAWKRGLNYHKVVLPAPADNALVNALGTPGDFAAADGWARWLYAGDTQGNLWKFDFTGNAPWSEANALGLGGLPLMVATSGGTDAKRQPITVAPEVGAGPNGGAIVLFGTGKFVSADDMGRANRGVQSLYGVYDSGKAIPAGETRTQLQARRAVAAAGQSLPAILGEPFVYGTATGSAVSRRGWYFDFPGALELGERQVSRLTLSDGYLFFNTLIPNAEACSANGGGRSCAVNAMTGLSQGGTCVLSSVGLLSSPLLVELGEGAYTATDAFGRRTETKKLSVVNVGVPGGSGAPRMSIARPVEGGQVSRVSGRLNWRQIADYRGAKP
- a CDS encoding PilX N-terminal domain-containing pilus assembly protein — protein: MSRARRLPERGFSLIVVLLMLVIAMALGIGAAQVSLVGERSARNERDTEVAFQAAEAALVDAERDVLGPNSSAAQRLCLFNGSDISAFVPGCGGAGMRQGLCAPAEAGDKPAWMAADFAVDSTTSIVYGTFTGQAYAAGDGATDARAGTLPARAPRYIVEAVRNLGGWQPDQLQSASARSASYLFRVTAIGYGMQEDTQVVLQTNLYKSGASPGCPS